A part of Acidisarcina sp. genomic DNA contains:
- the hutU gene encoding urocanate hydratase — MSQGYSPIRAPRGNTRTARGWIQEAAKRMLMNNLDPEVAEKPEQLIVYGGRGKAARNWECYHRIIETLERLENNQTLLVQSGKAVAVVETHRLAPRVLIANSNLVPHWATWEEFDKLDAAGLMMYGQMTAGSWIYIGTQGILQGTYETFRGAAKRYFNDTLAGTITVTAGLGGMGGAQPLAIKLAGGVSLCVEVDASRIQRRLETRYLDQATGSLDEALTIAHRAKQQREAVSVGLLGNAAEVLPEMVRRGFTPDVVTDQTSAHDPLWGYVPICRADEDLNALRQQSPAAYTVRVQASIAAHVQAILDMQRRGAVAFDYGNNLRTQARLAGVSDAFSYPGFVPAFIRDSFCEGRGPFRWVALSGEAADIAATDQALLDLFPDDKRLKEWLGFASSQVAFQGLPARICWLGYRERDRAGLLFNQMVRDGRLKAPIVIGRDHLDAGSVASPFRETEAMLDGSDAVSDWALLNFATGVASGAGWMSFHHGGGVGMGYSQHAGLVAVADGSDEAEERLRMCLTNDPALGVARHADAGYELAKTTAKQRGLDLPSVP, encoded by the coding sequence ATGAGCCAGGGCTATTCTCCGATTCGCGCACCCAGGGGAAACACTCGAACCGCGCGGGGGTGGATTCAGGAAGCAGCCAAGCGGATGCTGATGAACAACCTTGACCCCGAGGTGGCCGAGAAGCCGGAGCAACTGATTGTGTACGGAGGGCGCGGGAAGGCGGCGCGGAACTGGGAGTGCTACCACCGGATCATCGAAACCCTGGAGCGCCTGGAGAACAATCAGACGCTGCTGGTGCAATCCGGCAAAGCCGTTGCGGTAGTCGAGACGCACAGGCTGGCGCCGCGGGTGCTGATTGCGAACTCCAACCTGGTGCCGCACTGGGCAACGTGGGAGGAGTTCGACAAGCTGGACGCAGCTGGCCTGATGATGTACGGACAGATGACTGCCGGGTCCTGGATTTACATTGGGACGCAGGGAATTCTGCAGGGGACCTACGAAACCTTTCGCGGCGCGGCGAAACGCTACTTCAACGACACGCTGGCGGGGACGATCACGGTAACCGCGGGGCTGGGCGGAATGGGCGGTGCACAGCCACTGGCGATCAAGCTGGCTGGGGGCGTCAGCCTCTGCGTCGAGGTGGACGCGAGCCGCATCCAGCGACGGCTGGAGACTCGCTACCTGGACCAGGCAACCGGCTCGCTGGACGAGGCGCTAACGATCGCGCACCGGGCAAAACAGCAGCGGGAGGCGGTCTCCGTGGGACTGCTGGGTAATGCCGCCGAGGTGCTGCCGGAGATGGTGCGCCGGGGATTTACACCTGACGTGGTTACAGATCAGACGAGTGCGCACGACCCGCTTTGGGGATACGTGCCCATCTGCCGCGCGGACGAGGACCTGAATGCGCTACGCCAACAGAGTCCCGCCGCATACACCGTGCGCGTGCAGGCTTCCATTGCGGCGCACGTGCAGGCGATTCTCGATATGCAGCGGCGCGGCGCGGTGGCATTTGACTACGGCAACAATCTGCGGACACAAGCCAGACTTGCGGGAGTGAGCGACGCGTTCTCCTATCCCGGATTTGTGCCGGCGTTTATCCGCGACTCGTTCTGCGAGGGGCGGGGACCATTTCGCTGGGTGGCGCTCTCGGGAGAGGCTGCCGACATTGCGGCAACAGACCAGGCGCTGCTCGATCTCTTCCCGGACGACAAGCGTCTGAAGGAGTGGCTGGGGTTCGCATCCAGCCAGGTAGCTTTCCAGGGACTGCCGGCACGCATCTGCTGGCTGGGATATCGCGAGCGGGACCGAGCAGGGCTGCTGTTCAACCAGATGGTGCGTGACGGGCGCTTGAAGGCTCCCATCGTCATAGGGCGGGATCATCTGGATGCTGGCTCCGTGGCGAGCCCCTTCCGCGAGACGGAGGCGATGCTGGATGGTTCCGATGCCGTGTCGGATTGGGCGCTGCTGAATTTTGCTACAGGGGTTGCGAGCGGTGCGGGGTGGATGAGCTTTCACCATGGGGGCGGCGTTGGCATGGGCTATAGCCAGCATGCCGGGCTGGTGGCCGTGGCCGACGGCAGCGATGAGGCAGAGGAGCGATTGCGCATGTGCCTGACCAACGATCCTGCACTGGGAGTCGCTCGCCACGCCGATGCCGGCTATGAGTTGGCGAAGACGACGGCAAAGCAACGCGGTCTGGACTTGCCGAGCGTGCCATGA
- a CDS encoding formimidoylglutamate deiminase encodes MKTLYRPELLYTDGKFVANAGLLVDDGVVVSIATGADAAADNVIDLPGKALLPGFVNAHSHSFQRLIRGKSESRVVSGKNFWSWRGTMYHAASNLEPQEVYDVARMAFLEMVLAGTTTVGEFHYLHNALDGRPYDDPNLLSKQVIAAAQSVGIRIVLLRTAYLRSGFGLPNDNGQTRFFETTSRFLENMDALVGAYPANSPEVRFGVAPHSIRAVPLNDLKEIAAWSRSRTLPLHMHVAEQVAENEACEREYGATPVELLNREGLLGPDFTAVHATHITPREIAALAQAGTAICCCPTTERNLGDGIFASDAAMQAGIAIALGSDSQAQIDPLEDARELDYHLRLRYQERAVLDQIEGQDLAPRLLNCATVNGARALGMPGGTLQPQSFADFFTVDLNDVTIAGHAAEDLLPLLVFSLGRAAIRDIVVHGKFVVREQRHALAEEILARYRDLHQKVWRDSEIGSVAG; translated from the coding sequence ATGAAGACACTCTACCGTCCTGAGCTGCTCTACACGGATGGCAAGTTCGTAGCGAACGCCGGACTGCTGGTGGACGATGGCGTGGTCGTCAGCATCGCCACAGGTGCGGATGCCGCGGCGGACAACGTGATCGACCTGCCCGGCAAAGCTCTGTTGCCTGGATTTGTGAATGCTCACTCGCACTCCTTTCAGCGGCTGATTCGAGGCAAGTCAGAGTCGCGCGTGGTGAGCGGGAAGAACTTCTGGTCGTGGCGTGGGACGATGTATCACGCCGCCAGTAACCTTGAACCGCAGGAAGTTTACGATGTGGCGCGCATGGCGTTCCTCGAAATGGTGCTGGCGGGAACGACGACCGTCGGGGAGTTCCACTACCTGCACAATGCGCTGGATGGACGCCCGTATGACGATCCAAACCTGTTGAGCAAGCAGGTGATTGCTGCAGCGCAGTCGGTCGGCATCCGGATTGTTCTGCTGCGCACCGCGTATCTGCGATCGGGTTTTGGCTTGCCGAACGACAATGGGCAGACTCGTTTTTTTGAAACCACCTCTAGATTTCTGGAGAATATGGATGCGCTTGTCGGCGCATATCCGGCGAACTCTCCAGAGGTGCGATTTGGCGTGGCTCCGCACAGCATTCGCGCAGTGCCGCTGAACGACCTGAAAGAGATTGCTGCGTGGAGCCGGAGCAGGACACTGCCGCTCCACATGCACGTGGCGGAGCAGGTAGCGGAGAACGAGGCGTGCGAGCGGGAATACGGCGCGACTCCGGTGGAGCTGCTGAACCGCGAAGGTCTGCTCGGACCGGACTTCACCGCAGTCCATGCAACCCATATCACTCCACGAGAGATTGCTGCGCTGGCACAGGCGGGTACAGCAATCTGTTGCTGCCCAACCACGGAGCGGAATCTTGGAGACGGCATCTTCGCCTCGGACGCGGCGATGCAGGCGGGAATCGCGATAGCTCTTGGGTCGGACAGCCAGGCACAAATCGATCCGCTGGAAGATGCGCGGGAGCTCGACTATCACCTCCGTCTCCGCTATCAGGAGCGTGCGGTCCTGGATCAGATCGAAGGGCAGGACCTGGCCCCACGTCTCCTGAATTGTGCGACGGTGAACGGAGCGCGCGCGCTGGGCATGCCCGGAGGAACGCTGCAGCCGCAATCCTTTGCCGACTTCTTCACAGTGGATTTGAACGACGTGACGATTGCGGGCCATGCGGCTGAGGATCTGCTGCCCTTGCTCGTCTTCTCCCTGGGCCGCGCGGCGATCCGCGATATCGTGGTCCATGGAAAGTTTGTCGTGCGAGAGCAGCGGCATGCACTCGCAGAAGAGATCCTCGCTCGCTACAGGGATCTCCACCAGAAGGTGTGGCGTGACAGCGAAATTGGGAGCGTTGCCGGATGA
- a CDS encoding Lrp/AsnC family transcriptional regulator: MLDAANIGSNIDPIDRKILQELALDARLPFAELGRRVGLSPSAAAERVRQLESEGFIRGYRAEINFEALGFPITAFVRLTCDGTRYRPFLKFVQTLDAVQECYHLTGGDAFLLKVMLSSVAQLEELIERLLPYGNPTTSMVLSTPLKRNQSAHLLHS; the protein is encoded by the coding sequence ATGCTAGACGCGGCAAATATCGGCTCCAATATCGACCCCATCGACCGGAAAATCCTGCAGGAGCTGGCTCTGGACGCGCGCCTTCCCTTTGCCGAGCTAGGCCGCCGCGTCGGACTCTCTCCCTCTGCCGCCGCCGAGCGCGTCCGCCAACTGGAGAGTGAGGGCTTCATCCGCGGCTACCGCGCCGAGATCAATTTCGAGGCGCTGGGATTTCCCATTACCGCCTTTGTGCGCCTCACCTGTGATGGAACGCGATACCGCCCCTTCCTGAAGTTTGTTCAGACCCTCGACGCCGTGCAGGAGTGCTATCACCTCACCGGCGGAGACGCGTTCCTCCTCAAGGTAATGCTCTCCTCCGTCGCCCAACTGGAGGAGTTGATTGAGCGCCTGCTGCCCTACGGCAACCCGACGACCAGCATGGTCCTCTCCACCCCCCTCAAGCGGAACCAGAGCGCCCACCTGCTCCACAGTTGA
- the argE gene encoding acetylornithine deacetylase, protein MKTVIEHLSNLIRKDSVSSISNRAVVDYAIEVLHAAEWQTRLAAYRDAAGIEKVNLIAAPPRQQIENPAVDLVFMCHTDTVPHAAAWTRALDPFERDGLLYGCGACDVKGFLACLLTAISESHAGRFADGLRLVLTADEEVGCVGASQLLSAGLLEPQRVVIGEPTSLHVARAGKGYCVAEITVLGHEAHSAHPQQGQSAIYGAARLITAIEQYAAQLMQEQDNFYSPGFTTLNVGTIQGGTAKNIVPGQCKFQLEWRPLPGRPADVMLQLIKKTAEQRQNGGACCQYEMKVMRQQTGFETDADSPLVRALENLTGRAATSIPFASEASLLATFADEVVVFGPGDMRTAHSERECVPISELEEAVAVIRMLMRAS, encoded by the coding sequence ATGAAGACAGTCATCGAACACCTTTCGAATTTGATTCGTAAAGATTCAGTCTCATCGATCTCAAATCGCGCAGTGGTGGACTATGCAATCGAGGTGCTGCACGCAGCAGAATGGCAGACGCGACTGGCGGCCTATCGCGATGCTGCCGGAATCGAAAAGGTGAATCTGATTGCCGCACCTCCCAGGCAACAGATAGAAAATCCTGCGGTCGATCTGGTGTTCATGTGTCACACGGATACCGTGCCACATGCAGCGGCGTGGACCAGGGCACTCGATCCTTTTGAAAGGGACGGGCTGCTTTACGGATGCGGCGCGTGCGACGTGAAGGGATTCCTGGCATGTTTGTTGACGGCCATCAGCGAGAGCCATGCCGGGCGCTTCGCCGATGGACTGCGCCTGGTGCTGACGGCAGATGAAGAGGTGGGATGCGTGGGAGCTTCGCAACTGCTGTCTGCGGGGCTCCTCGAACCGCAGCGGGTTGTGATTGGCGAGCCTACGTCGCTGCATGTGGCACGTGCAGGCAAAGGCTATTGCGTGGCGGAGATCACGGTACTCGGGCACGAAGCGCACAGCGCGCATCCGCAGCAGGGACAGTCGGCGATTTACGGTGCGGCTCGCCTGATCACGGCGATTGAACAATACGCTGCGCAGCTGATGCAGGAGCAGGACAATTTCTATAGTCCGGGATTTACGACTCTAAATGTGGGAACCATCCAGGGCGGTACGGCGAAGAATATTGTTCCGGGGCAATGCAAATTCCAGTTGGAGTGGAGACCGCTTCCCGGACGGCCTGCGGATGTGATGCTGCAGCTCATCAAGAAAACCGCAGAGCAGCGGCAAAACGGCGGTGCCTGCTGCCAGTATGAGATGAAGGTGATGCGCCAGCAGACCGGGTTTGAGACAGACGCCGATTCCCCGCTGGTGCGGGCGCTCGAAAACCTGACAGGCAGAGCGGCGACCTCGATACCCTTTGCATCGGAGGCCAGCCTGCTCGCGACCTTCGCGGATGAGGTTGTGGTGTTTGGGCCTGGTGACATGCGCACCGCGCACAGCGAGCGGGAGTGTGTACCGATTAGCGAGTTGGAAGAAGCAGTAGCCGTGATACGGATGCTGATGCGCGCGTCATAA
- the frr gene encoding ribosome recycling factor — translation MAASIMAGIPVLKEAYSQLKTRMDKAVQGFQASLASVRTGRASVHMLDQVRVSCYGSEMPLNQVGQVTTPDANMIVIQPFDPSVIQDIEKALRTSDLGFNPQNDGKIVRVPVPPMTEERRREVVKHLNKVLEEHRTVLRNLRRDGNDAIKKAAKDKTISADEEKRSLEEIQKLTDDEIKRIEEMSKKKEAEVMQI, via the coding sequence ATGGCAGCCTCGATAATGGCAGGAATTCCAGTTCTCAAAGAAGCGTACAGCCAACTCAAAACGCGGATGGATAAGGCGGTCCAGGGCTTTCAGGCAAGCCTTGCATCGGTACGCACCGGCCGCGCCTCGGTCCACATGCTGGATCAGGTGAGAGTTTCCTGCTACGGCTCGGAGATGCCGCTGAACCAGGTGGGGCAGGTGACCACCCCGGATGCGAACATGATTGTGATTCAGCCTTTCGATCCCAGCGTGATTCAGGATATCGAGAAGGCGCTGCGCACCTCAGACCTCGGGTTCAACCCCCAGAACGATGGCAAGATCGTGCGCGTGCCGGTGCCTCCCATGACGGAGGAGCGCCGCCGCGAAGTGGTGAAGCACCTGAACAAGGTGCTGGAGGAGCATCGCACCGTGCTGCGCAATCTGCGCCGCGACGGAAACGATGCGATCAAGAAGGCCGCCAAGGACAAAACCATCTCGGCGGACGAAGAGAAGCGCTCCCTGGAAGAGATTCAGAAGCTGACGGACGACGAGATCAAGCGCATCGAGGAGATGAGCAAGAAGAAGGAAGCGGAAGTGATGCAGATTTGA
- the lipA gene encoding lipoyl synthase, with the protein MELIQIDTERRVPAPKPEWLKARAPSGENYHDLKKLARSLDLHTVCESAHCPNMGECWNHRTATFMMLGNLCTRRCGYCAVPKGRPEPIDFDEPRRVAEAVAALQLRYAVITSVNRDDDLVGGARAFAMVIEEIRRQAPGCRTEVLIPDFQGKEEAIRIVVEAKPAILNHNTETVPRLYRSVRSGARYERTLRLLEYAKEIDPAMVTKTGVMVGIGEETEELLAVFRDLAKVRTDILTIGQYLRPSKDHVPMARYYRPEEFAWLKEEALKMGFAHVESGPLVRSSYHAHEQAAATGITMMPA; encoded by the coding sequence ATGGAACTGATCCAGATCGATACGGAACGCAGGGTACCCGCGCCCAAGCCGGAGTGGTTGAAGGCTCGCGCGCCGTCGGGCGAAAACTACCACGACCTGAAGAAACTGGCCCGCAGCCTGGACCTGCATACCGTCTGCGAATCGGCGCATTGTCCCAACATGGGAGAGTGCTGGAACCACCGCACGGCAACCTTCATGATGCTGGGCAACCTGTGCACGCGGCGCTGCGGCTACTGCGCTGTTCCCAAGGGCCGGCCCGAGCCGATCGACTTTGATGAGCCGCGCCGGGTGGCGGAGGCAGTGGCGGCACTGCAGTTGCGGTATGCCGTGATCACCAGCGTGAATCGCGACGATGATCTGGTGGGCGGGGCGCGAGCCTTTGCCATGGTGATCGAGGAGATTCGCAGGCAGGCTCCGGGCTGCCGCACCGAGGTTCTGATTCCCGATTTTCAGGGCAAGGAAGAGGCGATCCGCATTGTGGTGGAGGCAAAGCCGGCGATCCTGAACCACAATACCGAGACGGTGCCGAGGCTGTATCGCTCCGTGCGCTCCGGAGCGCGGTATGAACGGACGCTGCGGCTGCTGGAATATGCCAAAGAGATCGACCCGGCCATGGTGACGAAAACCGGAGTGATGGTCGGCATCGGCGAAGAGACAGAGGAACTGCTCGCGGTGTTTCGCGATCTGGCTAAAGTGCGCACAGACATCCTGACCATTGGGCAATATCTGCGGCCGTCGAAGGATCATGTGCCGATGGCTCGCTATTACCGTCCGGAGGAGTTTGCCTGGCTCAAGGAAGAGGCGCTGAAGATGGGCTTTGCCCACGTGGAGTCCGGTCCGCTGGTGCGCTCGTCCTACCACGCTCACGAGCAGGCCGCCGCGACCGGCATTACGATGATGCCGGCCTAA
- the hutH gene encoding histidine ammonia-lyase gives MIVLDGESLTIEDVAAVADRSAMVHISAAAMERMNASRRRVEEAMAGSKPVYALNTGVGLLADIRLDDSEIEQMQVNLVRSHSCGVGRPLAPRVVRGMMLIRANVLAKGLSGIRPVIAERICDLLNCGITPVIPSRGSVGASGDLAPLAHMALVLIGEGQAEFEGQILPGGVCLQRAGLEPLKLQGKEGISLLNGTQAMLSMGCLQLCDMERLFYSAQTTAALTMEALRGTSAALDPRLHGARPHPGQVLSARHLAGLLQGSTIPRSQGMGSRIQDAYCLRCIPQVHGAMWDTLAEARRVFAIELNSATDNPLVFEDAIVSGGNFHGAPLALALDYLAISLFQLAGISERRTERMLNPSLNEGLPAFLASNAGLESGLMMAQVTAAALVSEMRVLAAPASTGSIPTSGNQEDFVSMGMTSALKLEQAVGLARMVIAIELLAATRALDLRGDTSTPALEETRRRFRQQVPAWKEDCVLSTRMEDASAFLASVELKENPQPVEVMQ, from the coding sequence ATGATTGTTCTGGATGGCGAGAGCCTGACGATAGAGGATGTGGCGGCGGTTGCAGACCGGTCTGCGATGGTCCACATTTCCGCGGCAGCGATGGAGCGGATGAATGCTTCGCGACGGCGCGTCGAAGAAGCGATGGCCGGGTCGAAGCCGGTATATGCGCTGAATACCGGCGTTGGCCTGCTGGCGGACATTCGGCTGGATGACTCCGAAATCGAGCAGATGCAGGTAAACCTTGTGCGCTCGCACAGTTGCGGGGTGGGCCGCCCACTGGCTCCGCGCGTGGTGCGGGGCATGATGCTGATTCGCGCCAATGTTCTGGCCAAGGGGCTCTCCGGAATACGTCCGGTGATTGCGGAGCGCATCTGCGACCTGCTGAATTGCGGAATCACGCCGGTGATTCCTTCGCGGGGAAGCGTGGGCGCGAGCGGCGATCTCGCCCCCCTGGCACACATGGCGCTGGTGCTGATTGGCGAAGGGCAGGCAGAGTTCGAAGGGCAGATTCTGCCCGGTGGGGTGTGCCTGCAACGCGCCGGACTGGAGCCGCTGAAGCTGCAGGGCAAGGAGGGAATCTCGCTGTTGAACGGCACGCAGGCGATGCTCTCGATGGGGTGCCTGCAGTTGTGCGATATGGAGAGGCTCTTCTACTCCGCGCAGACGACGGCAGCATTGACGATGGAGGCGCTGCGCGGGACCTCGGCGGCGCTGGATCCGCGATTGCATGGGGCGCGTCCGCATCCCGGGCAGGTGTTGAGCGCGCGTCACCTGGCTGGCCTGTTGCAGGGCAGCACGATTCCGCGCAGCCAGGGCATGGGGAGCCGCATTCAGGACGCCTATTGCCTGCGCTGCATTCCGCAGGTGCATGGAGCGATGTGGGACACGCTGGCCGAGGCGCGGCGCGTGTTTGCGATTGAGCTGAACAGTGCGACGGACAATCCCCTGGTCTTTGAGGACGCCATTGTCTCGGGAGGAAATTTTCATGGGGCTCCGCTGGCCCTTGCGCTGGATTACCTCGCCATCTCGCTGTTTCAGCTGGCGGGGATCTCGGAGCGGCGCACGGAGCGGATGCTGAATCCCAGCTTGAATGAGGGGTTGCCGGCGTTTCTTGCCTCGAACGCGGGACTGGAATCCGGGCTGATGATGGCCCAGGTAACCGCAGCGGCTCTGGTGTCGGAGATGCGCGTGCTGGCTGCTCCGGCATCGACAGGATCCATTCCGACGAGCGGAAACCAGGAAGACTTTGTGAGCATGGGCATGACGTCGGCCCTCAAGCTGGAGCAGGCGGTGGGGCTGGCGCGGATGGTCATCGCGATTGAGCTGCTGGCGGCAACGCGCGCGCTGGATCTGCGCGGAGACACCAGCACGCCTGCGCTCGAAGAGACAAGGCGGCGCTTCCGGCAGCAAGTGCCAGCGTGGAAAGAAGACTGCGTGTTATCGACACGGATGGAGGATGCATCGGCATTTCTGGCGAGCGTGGAGTTGAAGGAGAATCCGCAACCGGTCGAGGTGATGCAATGA
- a CDS encoding cytochrome c, producing the protein MGRIRWMFAVAASCLVLATGCKKLPPSKPLSELTPQEAAGHEVYQARCARCHYANTTRGLNGPGLQALYKQPYMPSGAPANDERIRSVIVHGRNMMPGYADVLNDQQLDNLMAYLHTL; encoded by the coding sequence GTGGGTCGAATTCGCTGGATGTTTGCCGTTGCCGCGAGTTGTCTGGTGCTGGCGACGGGTTGCAAGAAGTTGCCGCCCTCAAAGCCGCTGAGTGAACTGACACCGCAGGAAGCAGCGGGGCACGAGGTTTACCAGGCACGCTGCGCGCGCTGCCATTACGCAAATACAACACGGGGCCTGAATGGACCGGGGCTGCAGGCATTGTACAAACAGCCGTATATGCCGTCGGGAGCTCCGGCGAACGATGAGCGCATTCGTTCGGTGATTGTGCATGGCAGGAATATGATGCCGGGCTATGCCGATGTGCTGAACGACCAGCAACTGGACAATCTGATGGCGTACCTGCACACGTTATGA
- the hutI gene encoding imidazolonepropionase: protein MKADLLVKGISQLVTPEGPGPKHGRAMGELKTTEGAAIAIAAGRVLWTGRTCDWAGEAARTVDAGNRAVVPGLIDPHTHAVWAGDRLADFDARTSGASYESILAAGGGIRSTIRATAKASREELVALAKPRIDVLLRSGATCIEVKSGYGFTAASEIAMLEAIGELARITPARIVPTLLIHIPPAEAANRARYVAEVREELIPEAAKRRLATAVDVFVEREAWHVEEAELMLRAAEERGLRTKLHSEQFHCIGGLELGIRKGALSVDHLEACGPEQLAALARSRTIATILPGVSLHLGLPAAPGHKLIDAGAAVAVGTDLNPGSSPLFSMAAALALAVRLNGLTAREALVAGTVNAASALGLMDAGRIEAGAQADFLILQASDWRELVYAMGTNTVREVWIKGERIVG from the coding sequence ATGAAAGCAGACCTGCTGGTAAAGGGAATCTCACAGTTGGTAACGCCGGAGGGCCCCGGGCCGAAGCACGGCCGCGCGATGGGCGAGTTGAAGACGACCGAGGGGGCCGCGATCGCCATTGCTGCCGGGCGGGTGCTGTGGACAGGAAGAACGTGCGACTGGGCAGGGGAAGCGGCCAGAACCGTGGATGCGGGGAACCGCGCGGTTGTTCCGGGGCTGATCGATCCGCACACGCACGCGGTATGGGCCGGCGACCGGCTGGCCGACTTTGACGCACGCACATCGGGCGCAAGCTATGAATCGATTCTGGCCGCGGGAGGCGGAATCCGAAGCACGATTCGCGCCACAGCAAAGGCCTCTCGCGAAGAACTGGTTGCCCTGGCGAAACCGCGGATCGATGTGCTGCTTCGCTCCGGCGCGACGTGCATCGAGGTGAAGTCCGGTTACGGCTTTACGGCGGCGAGCGAGATAGCGATGCTGGAGGCGATCGGCGAGCTTGCGCGGATTACGCCTGCGCGCATCGTGCCGACATTGCTGATTCATATTCCTCCGGCTGAGGCGGCGAATCGCGCACGATATGTCGCGGAGGTGCGGGAGGAGCTGATTCCTGAAGCAGCGAAGCGCAGGCTGGCTACGGCGGTCGATGTCTTTGTGGAGAGAGAAGCGTGGCATGTGGAGGAAGCAGAACTGATGCTGCGCGCCGCCGAAGAGAGAGGCCTGCGAACCAAGCTGCATAGCGAGCAGTTCCACTGCATCGGCGGATTGGAACTTGGCATACGCAAGGGAGCCTTGAGCGTCGATCACCTGGAGGCATGCGGGCCGGAGCAACTCGCGGCGCTGGCCCGGAGCCGGACGATTGCGACGATTCTGCCCGGCGTCTCCCTGCACCTGGGATTGCCGGCTGCACCCGGACACAAGCTGATCGACGCAGGCGCTGCGGTGGCGGTGGGGACAGACCTGAATCCTGGATCGAGCCCGCTGTTCTCTATGGCTGCCGCGCTGGCTCTGGCCGTTCGCCTGAATGGACTGACCGCGCGGGAGGCCCTGGTTGCAGGGACGGTGAATGCCGCGAGCGCACTGGGCCTGATGGATGCAGGCCGAATCGAAGCGGGAGCGCAGGCGGATTTTTTGATATTGCAGGCCAGTGACTGGCGCGAACTTGTCTACGCAATGGGAACAAACACTGTACGAGAAGTGTGGATAAAGGGTGAGAGGATTGTGGGGTAA
- a CDS encoding amidohydrolase family protein, whose translation MKPSLFRCICALALLLAATSQLLAQRPRPTGTVAVLAGRLIDVRTGDVLTHKYLIVEKERIARIADTAPSGIAVIDLSRFTVVPGLIDCHAHTLSDPTSQSWASSLRTSSADGALWGVYNLHLWLEHGFTTLRDAGERDPAYGQIALRNAVERRIIQGPRIYPAGSFISVTGGHGDGNALAPDMPLPAGPNIADTVDDVDRVVRRDIKYGADWIKLMATGGVMDPISDYHVQELSEEQMARAVEVAHRAGKKVMAHAEGTAGIKAAIRAGVDSIEHGTMLDEEGAQMMEQRGTWLVPTLYCFQHDMETGLSKGRDPASFAKGTEILKEQGPAFHRALAHHLKIAYGVDDDDVDESVSKEFGALVRGGMTPLQALQAATINGANLLGKSQDIGTLEAGKFADIVAVPGDPLHDITAMEHVAFVMKAGEVVKPLPKE comes from the coding sequence ATGAAGCCTTCACTTTTCAGATGCATCTGTGCTCTGGCCCTGCTGCTGGCGGCAACATCTCAGCTCCTTGCGCAGCGCCCCCGGCCTACGGGCACTGTAGCCGTCCTCGCTGGCCGATTGATCGACGTACGGACGGGAGACGTCCTGACGCACAAATACCTTATCGTGGAGAAGGAGCGGATCGCGCGCATCGCAGATACTGCTCCTTCCGGCATCGCGGTCATCGATCTCTCCAGATTCACCGTTGTTCCAGGGCTCATCGATTGCCACGCGCACACCCTCAGCGATCCCACATCGCAATCGTGGGCGTCCAGCCTGCGTACCTCCTCTGCCGACGGCGCACTCTGGGGAGTCTATAACCTGCACCTCTGGCTGGAGCATGGATTCACGACGCTGCGCGATGCAGGCGAGCGCGATCCTGCTTACGGCCAAATCGCGCTCAGGAATGCTGTCGAGCGCAGGATCATTCAAGGCCCGCGAATCTATCCGGCTGGCAGTTTTATCTCCGTCACCGGAGGACACGGGGACGGCAACGCGCTTGCGCCGGACATGCCCCTTCCCGCAGGCCCTAATATTGCCGATACCGTCGATGACGTAGATCGCGTGGTGCGGCGCGATATCAAATACGGCGCCGATTGGATCAAGCTCATGGCCACCGGCGGGGTTATGGATCCCATCAGCGATTATCACGTGCAGGAGCTAAGCGAGGAGCAGATGGCGAGAGCCGTTGAGGTGGCGCATCGTGCCGGGAAGAAAGTGATGGCTCACGCCGAGGGGACCGCTGGTATCAAGGCAGCCATCCGCGCCGGGGTTGACTCCATCGAGCACGGCACGATGCTCGACGAAGAGGGCGCGCAGATGATGGAGCAGCGCGGAACCTGGCTTGTTCCCACCCTTTACTGCTTTCAGCATGACATGGAGACGGGCCTGTCCAAGGGCCGCGATCCAGCCAGCTTCGCCAAGGGAACCGAGATCCTCAAGGAGCAGGGACCGGCGTTTCACCGTGCGCTCGCACATCATCTCAAGATCGCCTATGGCGTCGATGACGACGATGTGGATGAATCCGTATCAAAGGAGTTTGGCGCCCTCGTCCGTGGCGGGATGACGCCGCTGCAGGCCCTGCAGGCCGCCACGATCAACGGCGCTAACCTGCTTGGGAAAAGCCAGGACATCGGTACCCTCGAAGCTGGGAAGTTCGCGGATATCGTTGCTGTTCCCGGCGATCCTCTGCACGACATCACAGCCATGGAGCACGTCGCCTTCGTGATGAAAGCGGGCGAAGTGGTGAAGCCTCTTCCGAAGGAGTAG